In the Apteryx mantelli isolate bAptMan1 chromosome 1, bAptMan1.hap1, whole genome shotgun sequence genome, one interval contains:
- the LOC106493813 gene encoding trypsin II-P29 gives MKVFLILSCLGAVVAVPGDADDDKIVGGYNCPAHSVPYQVSLNAGYHFCGGSLINNQWVVSAAHCYKSYIQVRLGEYNIDVQEDSEVVRSSAAIIRHPKYSSRSLDNDIMLIKLASPVAYSADIQPIALPSTCVKAGTGCLISGWGNTLSSGSSFPEIVQCLQAPVLSDQECRDAYPGQISSNMMCVGFLEGGKDSCQGDSGGPVVCDGTLQGIVSWGIGCALKGYPGVYTKVCNYVNWIQETIAAY, from the exons aTGAAGGTCTTCCTGATTCTCTCCTGCTTGGGGGCAGTTG TTGCTGTCCCGGGGGACGCTGACGACGACAAGATTGTGGGAGGCTACAACTGCCCAGCACATTCAGTGCCCTACCAGGTGTCCCTGAATGCTGGGTATCACTTCTGTGGAGGTTCCCTCATCAACAACCAATGGGTCGTGTCAGCTGCTCACTGCTACAAGTC CTATATACAGGTGAGGCTGGGAGAGTACAACATTGATGTGCAGGAAGACAGTGAAGTGGTCAGGAGTTCTGCAGCAATCATTCGCCATCCTAAATACAGTTCAAGAAGCCTTGATAACGACATTATGTTGATCAAGCTGGCATCCCCGGTGGCCTACAGCGCCGACATTCAACCCATAGCTCTGCCCAGCACCTGTGTCAAGGCGGGCACCGGGTGCCTGATTTCGGGGTGGGGAAACACACTGAGCAGCGGCT CTAGTTTCCCTGAGATTGTCCAGTGCCTGCAAGCTCCAGTCTTGAGTGACCAAGAGTGCCGAGACGCTTACCCGGGCCAGATCTCCAGCAACATGATGTGTGTAGGATTCCTGGAGGGTGGGAAAGACTCATGCCAG GGTGACTCGGGCGGCCCAGTTGTGTGTGACGGGACACTCCAGGGGATCGTATCATGGGGAATCGGGTGTGCTCTGAAAGGCTACCCTGGCGTCTACACCAAGGTCTGCAATTATGTCAACTGGATCCAAGAAACCATTGCAGCCTACTGA